Proteins encoded by one window of Paroedura picta isolate Pp20150507F chromosome 11, Ppicta_v3.0, whole genome shotgun sequence:
- the CCDC126 gene encoding coiled-coil domain-containing protein 126, with protein MFFTFSRKNISQKISLLLLVFGFIWGIMLLRYTFQHPRQQNSAELREQILDLSKRYVRALAEENKNIINGGNGAAVAGYADLKRTIAVLLDDILQRLVKLENKVDYIVVNGSTTNTTNGNLMPATTSKRVNAANNVR; from the exons atgtttttcacattttcaaGAAAAAACATATCCCAGAAAATAAGTTTATTGCTGCTTGTTTTTGGTTTTATCTGGGGTATAATGTTACTGCGCTACACCTTTCAACATCCAAGGCAACAGAATAGTGCTGAACTGCGTGAACAAATCCTGGACTTAAGTAAAAGATATGTCAGAGCACTGGCAGAAGAAAACAAGAATATAATTAACGGTGGTAACGGAGCTGCAGTGGCAGGCTATG cTGATCTCAAAAGAACAATTGCAGTTCTTCTGGATGACATCTTGCAGCGCTTAGTAAAATTGGAAAACAAGGTCGACTACATTGTTGTAAATGGTTCGACAACAAATACCACAAATGGAAACTTGATGCCAGCAACTACAAGCAAACGGGTAAATGCTGCAAACAATGTAAGATAG